The DNA sequence AAAGCGACGAGATCGAGGTCGTGCGCGCAGGCGGTGAGACCGAGCATGCGACGATCGCGGGACGCGATGCGTCGACCGATCTTGCCCTGTTGCGCACGGAGAATGCCGGCGTGCCGCTGCAGTTTGCCGGCGCCGATGCGTTGCGCGTCGGGGCGATCGTGCTCGCCGTCGCGCGCGACGACGACGGCGACCTCGCGGCGACGATGGGCGTGCTCAGCGCGGTCGGCGCGGCGTGGCGGACGTGGCAGGGCGGCGAGATCGACCGTTTCGTGCGGCCGGACCTCTCGCTGTATCCGCGCTTTTCGGGCAGCCCGCTGGTCGACGTCGCCGGGCGCGTCATCGGGCTCAACACCGGCGGGCTCTCGCGGCGGCAAGCGCTGACGGTTCCCGCGCAGACGATTCAGCGCGTGGTCGAGACGCTGCTGGCGCGCGGCGGGCGGATTCCGCGCGGCTACCTCGGCGTCGCGCTGCACGGCATCGACGGCGGCGCGATCGTGCTCGGCGTGGCGCCCGGGAGCCCGGCCGAACGCGGCGGGATCATCGTCGGCGACGTGATCACCGCGATCGGCGAGGAGAAGACGAGCGACGCGGACGACGTGCACGCCGCGCTCGCCGCCTCGGCGCCCGGGACGCAGATCGCGCTCGACGTGCTGCGCGGCGGGAAGCCGCAGCGGTTGAACGTCACCGTCGGCGAACGTCCGGAGCGCAGCTGAGATGGCCGTCTACACCGCCGGCGACGCGATCGAGCGCGCTCTCGAAGCGCTCGCCGAGGAGCTGCGCGCGAGCACCGTCGCGGTGAAGGCGGGGCGCGGGGGCGCGGGTTCGGGCGTGATCTGGGCGAGCGACGGCGCGATCGTCACCAACGCGCACGTCGCAAGCGGTCCGCACGCCGAGGTCGTCCTCAGCGACGGGCGGCGTTTCCCCGCGCGCGTCGAGCGGCGCGATCCGCGGCGCGATCTCGCGCTGCTCCGCATCGAGGCGACGGGCTTGCCGGCGGCGGCGGTGCGCGATCCGTGCGACCTGCGCGCCGGCGAGGTGCTGGTCGCGGTCGGACATCCGCTCGGGATCCCGAATGCCCTGACGATGGGGATCGCGCACGCGGCCGTCACCGGGAC is a window from the Candidatus Eremiobacterota bacterium genome containing:
- a CDS encoding trypsin-like peptidase domain-containing protein, which produces MATETSALVALSNDVASTVELVAASVVAVEARSRIGSSGFYVRPDLILTADHALESDEIEVVRAGGETEHATIAGRDASTDLALLRTENAGVPLQFAGADALRVGAIVLAVARDDDGDLAATMGVLSAVGAAWRTWQGGEIDRFVRPDLSLYPRFSGSPLVDVAGRVIGLNTGGLSRRQALTVPAQTIQRVVETLLARGGRIPRGYLGVALHGIDGGAIVLGVAPGSPAERGGIIVGDVITAIGEEKTSDADDVHAALAASAPGTQIALDVLRGGKPQRLNVTVGERPERS